Proteins from a genomic interval of Indicator indicator isolate 239-I01 chromosome 1, UM_Iind_1.1, whole genome shotgun sequence:
- the SLN gene encoding sarcolipin: protein MERSSRELFLNFLIVLITVLLMWLLVKSYQE from the coding sequence ATGGAACGATCCTCACGAGAACTTTTCCTCAACTTCTTGATCGTCCTGATCACTGTGTTGCTGATGTGGCTCCTTGTGAAGTCTTATCAGGAGTGA